In Oryza glaberrima chromosome 8, OglaRS2, whole genome shotgun sequence, the following are encoded in one genomic region:
- the LOC127782311 gene encoding molybdate transporter 1 — translation MAGVGVVVDPEAVGGGGDGGGDGRMKEGLARRAVENLRFRSVWGEVNGAMGDLGTYIPIVLSLALSRQLDLGTTLVFTGIYNAITGLLYGVPMPVQPMKSIAAAALADPSFAIPEIMAAGILTAAFVLFLGLTRLMDLVYRFVPLSVVRGIQLAQGLNFAMAAVKYIRYEQDLGKGKSLGRRPWVGLDGLVLAIAAVCFIVLVNGAGEEQEQRQQQQQQQQWWRRRLGSVPSAVVVFVVGVAFAVARHPAAVRELRAGPSRMRVVHISREAWKQGFIKGALPQIPLSVLNSVVAVCKLTRDLFPERKESPTSVSVTMGAMNLVGCWFGAMPCCHGAGGLAGQYKFGGRSGGCVAALGVLKLALGLLLGGSMLRVLVQFPVGLLGALLLFAGVELAAAARDMSTRAEAFVMLLCTAVSLVGSSAALGFLCGMLAHALLYLRACALRERIVSSQTDL, via the coding sequence ATGGCCGGCGTGGGCGTGGTAGTAGATCcggaggcggtgggcggcggtggagatggaggtggagatGGGCGGATGAAGGAAGGGTtggcgcggcgggcggtggaAAACCTGAGGTTCCGGTCGGTGTGGGGCGAGGTGAACGGCGCCATGGGCGACCTCGGGACGTACATCCCCATCGTGCTGTCGCTGGCGCTGTCCCGGCAGCTGGACCTCGGCACCACCCTCGTCTTCACCGGCATCTACAACGCCATCACCGGCCTCCTCTACGGCGTCCCCATGCCCGTCCAGCCCATGaagtccatcgccgccgccgccctcgccgaccCCTCCTTCGCCATCCCGGAGATCATGGCCGCCGGCAtcctcaccgccgccttcgtcctCTTCCTCGGCCTCACCCGCCTCATGGACCTCGTCTACCGCTTCGTCCCGCTCTCCGTCGTGCGTGGCATCCAGCTCGCCCAGGGCCTCAacttcgccatggccgccgtcaAGTACATACGCTACGAGCAGGACTTGGGCAAGGGCAAGTCCCTCGGGCGGCGCCCCTGGGTGGGCCTCGACGGCCTCGTGCTCGCCATCGCGGCGGTCTGCTTCATCGTGCTCGTCAACGGGGCCGGAGAAGAGCAGGAGCAgcgtcagcagcagcagcagcagcaacagtggTGGCGTCGTCGGTTGGGTTCCGTTCCTTCGGCTGTGGTGGTGTTCGTGGTGGGCGTTGCGTTCGCGGTGGCGCGTCACCCAGCGGCGGTGAGGGAGCTGCGCGCTGGGCCGTCGCGGATGCGGGTGGTGCACATCTCTCGGGAGGCGTGGAAGCAAGGGTTCATCAAGGGCGCGCTGCCGCAGATCCCGCTGTCGGTGCTCAActcggtggtggcggtgtgCAAGCTGACGCGCGACCTGTTCCCGGAGCGGAAGGAGTCGCCGACGTCGGTGTCGGTGACGATGGGAGCCATGAACCTGGTGGGGTGCTGGTTCGGCGCCATGCCGTGCTGCCACGGCGCGGGAGGGCTGGCGGGGCAGTACAAGTtcggggggaggagcggcgggtgCGTGGCGGCGCTGGGCGTGCTGAAGCTGGCGCTGGGCCTGCTGCTGGGCGGCTCCATGCTGCGTGTCCTCGTCCAGTTCCCCGTCGGTCTTCTCGGCGCGCTGCTGCTGTTCGCCGGAgtggagctcgcggcggcggcgagggacatGTCCACGAGGGCGGAGGCGTTCGTGATGCTGCTGTGCACGGCGGTGTCGCTGGTGGGCTCCAGCGCCGCGCTCGGCTTCCTCTGCGGGATGCTCGCCCACGCCCTTCTCTACCTCAGGGCCTGCGCGCTCAGGGAACGCATCGTCTCATCTCAAACGGATTTGTAA